The Coffea eugenioides isolate CCC68of chromosome 8, Ceug_1.0, whole genome shotgun sequence genome has a segment encoding these proteins:
- the LOC113781532 gene encoding cytosolic sulfotransferase 14-like, producing the protein MPKSGTTWLKALTFSIVNRNNHSVDESPLLFSNPHYLVPFLEIYLYKDGNIPDIDSMPCPRILATHLPYQFLPSSILDCSNCRIIYLCRNPLDVFTSVLQFLLQNGRISSPSMSIDVPFEQFCQGIHPYGPFWDHCLGYWDASLKNPQKVLFLKYEDLKKDINSSVKKIADFLGYPFSAEEEEAGLVEEIAMLCSFENLKNLDCNKEGEIKAAFRAKHSSFFRKAEVGDWVNVLTPSMANRLEKLFQEKLGESGLTLEINSK; encoded by the coding sequence ATGCCGAAATCAGGAACCACATGGCTTAAAGCCCTCACCTTCAGTATTGTTAACCGCAACAATCATTCAGTCGATGAGAGCCCTTTGCTCTTCTCCAACCCTCATTATCTCGTCCCTTTTCTCGAGATATATCTGTACAAGGATGGTAATATTCCCGATATAGACTCTATGCCTTGCCCACGAATCCTCGCTACTCACCTCCCTTATCAATTCCTTCCTAGCAGCATCTTGGATTGCTCCAATTGTCGAATCATCTACCTGTGCCGAAACCCTTTGGATGTGTTCACTTCAGTGTTGCAATTCTTGCTGCAAAATGGTCGTATTTCAAGCCCATCGATGTCTATTGATGTACCTTTTGAACAGTTTTGTCAGGGCATACACCCGTATGGTCCATTCTGGGACCATTGTTTAGGATATTGGGATGCAAGCTTGAAAAACCCTCAAAAAGTGTTGTTTTTGAAGTATGAGGATCTAAAAAAGGATATCAATAGCTCCGTGAAGAAGATAGCTGACTTTTTAGGATATCCATTTTCAGCTGAGGAAGAGGAAGCCGGTTTGGTTGAAGAGATAGCAATGCTCTGCAGCTTCGAAAATCTTAAGAATTTGGACTGTAACAAGGAGGGGGAGATAAAAGCCGCTTTTAGAGCCAAGCATAGTTCCTTTTTCAGGAAGGCAGAAGTTGGTGACTGGGTAAATGTACTAACTCCTTCCATGGCCAACCGACTTGAAAAATTGTTTCAAGAAAAGCTTGGGGAATCCGGGTTGACGCTGGAAATCAACAGCAAATAG
- the LOC113780949 gene encoding protein ACTIVITY OF BC1 COMPLEX KINASE 1, chloroplastic-like isoform X1 yields the protein MELTVSTNHPNNNFLSPRWNSNPIRQTINKSLHFSQPIQKKLRRRISNLAAANNTGYRTGSNSKSDKINNNTLATTRTSSAETETVAMAAGNGKPSSAGNGNTALEQLDFERGVCIPFRKYSPQTVRDKVLESRGAILSLIGRGVEIVWKLGLYWSTLVYDYFVGRDEEVVPFRASQLRNLLCDLGPSFIKAGQVLANRPDIIREDYMNELCILQDDVPPFPDQVAFNIIEEELGQPLEAVFSKISSETIAAASLGQVYRATLCASGEDVAIKVQRPEIEPIIYRDLFLFRTLASFLNGISLQKLGCNAELIVDEFGEKLLEELDYTLVFLQNSLGLTPKNKKNMAFR from the exons CACAAACCATCCTAACAACAATTTCCTTTCTCCGAGGTGGAATTCCAATCCAATCCGACAAACAATCAACAAAAGTCTCCACTTTTCTCAGCCGATTCAGAAGAAGCTCCGCCGCCGGATATCAAATTTGGCGGCGGCGAATAACACAGGCTATAGAACTGGTAGTAAtagcaaaagtgataaaatcaaCAATAATACTTTGGCAACAACAAGAACTTCGTCGGCGGAGACCGAGACGGTTGCAATGGCTGCCGGAAATGGAAAGCCTAGTAGTGCTGGTAACGGGAATACGGCCTTGGAGCAGCTTGATTTTGAGCGCGGCGTTTGCATTCCGTTTCGCAAGTACTCTCCCCAAACA GTGAGGGATAAGGTATTGGAGTCAAGAGGCGCAATATTGTCACTCATTGGTCGCGGGGTGGAGATAGTATGGAAGTTAGGCCTTTATTGGTCTACATTAGTGTATGATTATTTCGTTGGTCGTGATGAAGAAGTGGTTCCATTTCGCGCCAGCCAGCTAAGAAATCTTCTCTGTGATCTCGGACCTTCTTTTATCAAAGCTGGACAG GTCCTTGCAAACAGGCCTGATATAATTCGAGAAGATTACATGAATGAACTTTGCATTCTTCAAGATGATGTTCCTCCTTTTCCCGACCAG GTTGCTTTTAACATCATAGAAGAGGAATTAGGTCAACCTCTTGAAGCTGTTTTCAGCAAAATTTCATCAGAGACTATAGCAGCAGCTAGTTTGGGTCAGGTTTACCGAGCTACTTTGTGTGCCTCCGGAGAGGAtgttgcaattaag GTGCAAAGACCTGAGATAGAGCCTATTATATATCGAGATCTTTTCCTTTTCCGGACCCTGGCATCATTCTTGAATGGCATCAGTTTACAAAAGCTGGGTTGCAATGCAGAGCTTATAGTTGATGAATTTGGCGAGAAGCTTCTGGAGGAGCTTGATTACACTTTGGTATTTTTGCAGAACTCTCTCGGCTTGACAccaaaaaataagaagaatatGGCTTTTAGATAG
- the LOC113780949 gene encoding protein ACTIVITY OF BC1 COMPLEX KINASE 1, chloroplastic-like isoform X2, with product MELTVSTNHPNNNFLSPRWNSNPIRQTINKSLHFSQPIQKKLRRRISNLAAANNTGYRTGSNSKSDKINNNTLATTRTSSAETETVAMAAGNGKPSSAGNGNTALEQLDFERGVCIPFRKYSPQTVRDKVLESRGAILSLIGRGVEIVWKLGLYWSTLVYDYFVGRDEEVVPFRASQLRNLLCDLGPSFIKAGQVLANRPDIIREDYMNELCILQDDVPPFPDQVQRPEIEPIIYRDLFLFRTLASFLNGISLQKLGCNAELIVDEFGEKLLEELDYTLVFLQNSLGLTPKNKKNMAFR from the exons CACAAACCATCCTAACAACAATTTCCTTTCTCCGAGGTGGAATTCCAATCCAATCCGACAAACAATCAACAAAAGTCTCCACTTTTCTCAGCCGATTCAGAAGAAGCTCCGCCGCCGGATATCAAATTTGGCGGCGGCGAATAACACAGGCTATAGAACTGGTAGTAAtagcaaaagtgataaaatcaaCAATAATACTTTGGCAACAACAAGAACTTCGTCGGCGGAGACCGAGACGGTTGCAATGGCTGCCGGAAATGGAAAGCCTAGTAGTGCTGGTAACGGGAATACGGCCTTGGAGCAGCTTGATTTTGAGCGCGGCGTTTGCATTCCGTTTCGCAAGTACTCTCCCCAAACA GTGAGGGATAAGGTATTGGAGTCAAGAGGCGCAATATTGTCACTCATTGGTCGCGGGGTGGAGATAGTATGGAAGTTAGGCCTTTATTGGTCTACATTAGTGTATGATTATTTCGTTGGTCGTGATGAAGAAGTGGTTCCATTTCGCGCCAGCCAGCTAAGAAATCTTCTCTGTGATCTCGGACCTTCTTTTATCAAAGCTGGACAG GTCCTTGCAAACAGGCCTGATATAATTCGAGAAGATTACATGAATGAACTTTGCATTCTTCAAGATGATGTTCCTCCTTTTCCCGACCAG GTGCAAAGACCTGAGATAGAGCCTATTATATATCGAGATCTTTTCCTTTTCCGGACCCTGGCATCATTCTTGAATGGCATCAGTTTACAAAAGCTGGGTTGCAATGCAGAGCTTATAGTTGATGAATTTGGCGAGAAGCTTCTGGAGGAGCTTGATTACACTTTGGTATTTTTGCAGAACTCTCTCGGCTTGACAccaaaaaataagaagaatatGGCTTTTAGATAG